A window from Salvia miltiorrhiza cultivar Shanhuang (shh) chromosome 2, IMPLAD_Smil_shh, whole genome shotgun sequence encodes these proteins:
- the LOC131011728 gene encoding uncharacterized protein LOC131011728 isoform X1, translating to MFRASPPSDSATNDQQSDMRSDSSVVVHPVVGAAWRGRFSIPCLNLDINVAAHVSNKACLKVSEVASTMPKSLCLEMIPRIDTWPASFKGSPPTEHSIALFFFSKGRDEEVLDNLVTHAICTDFALKSMIGEAELLIFTSLQLPQNLHRLQGKPYFWGVFRGQQGAVSPQTEYNVHGQTIRARKSLSPNSGYPKSFNLKGSPDSFPSKNSPLTQVSKADRRGRRLDDAWQHAKPLDLLRQKAECRYCGFVSSHGGISRLKAHLGGGNPGTRLPGCDNVSPEVKKVMAEWFSEWVKKTKALWTKDIRAESAGYVDKRGMTRDATQGHDKPLDTVPFEQTDCKYFGGESLPGGILHRKVHLGGGSKMHQEDWYKVSPEIKGSMSDWVKNLTASKMKKSKAAGEQPERRGRPLDDAWGHAKALDDARQKTRCNHCGFVSTYGGISRLKAHLGGGSPQMQLQGCPQVPLEVKRVMEQWFSEWSKNSAAAWTRNSNATPARPSKRSKPDDAWEHAIPLDETGEASRCKYCGFVSKCGGIARLKAHLSGGDRMMQVECCPNVSPEIRNLMATGKKKHRKKSKGVPLDTFEGVLQGIPRTSSEAQWSDKQRFVLQETLDEISNTSVKGRLKRLIEAKNANVQEMQFEVSSLQMQLASIP from the exons GATTCAGCAACGAATGACCAACAAAGTGACATGCGATCTGATTCCAGTGTAGTCGTACATCCAGTTGTTGGTGCAGCATGGAG AGGGAGGTTTAGTATCCCCTGTCTGAATTTAGACATCAATGTAGCTGCTCATGTCTCCAATAAGGCATGCTTGAAAGTATCGGAGGTAGCCAGTACAATGCCCAAGTCATTGTGCTTGGAAATGATTCCACGTATTGATACATGGCCAGCATCCTTTAAAGGTTCACCACCTACTGAACACAGTATCGCGCTCTTTTTCTTCTCTAAGGGAAG AGATGAAGAAGTTCTTGATAACTTGGTGACTCATGCAATCTGCACAGACTTTGCCCTCAAATCAATGATTGGCGAAGCAGAGCTGTTAATATTTACTTCTCTTCAACTCCCACAGAACCTTCACA GATTACAGGGGAAACCTTATTTCTGGGGAGTTTTCAGGGGACAGCAAGGTGCTGTTTCTCCTCAAACTGAATATAATGTTCATGGTCAAACCATTAGAGCAAGGAAGAGTTTATCTCCAAACTCAGGTTACCCCAAGAGCTTTAACTTGAAGGGGAGTCCAGACTCTTTTCCGAGCAAGAACAGTCCTT TAACACAAGTTTCTAAAGCTGATAGAAGAGGAAGACGTTTAGATGATGCTTGGCAACATGCCAAGCCATTGGACTTACTAAGACAAAAGGCAGAGTGCCGGTATTGTGGTTTTGTTTCTTCACATGGTGGCATTTCACGCCTTAAGGCACATTTGGGGGGAGGGAACCCTGGGACCCGTCTACCAGGCTGCGATAATGTGTCTCCTGAAGTTAAGAAAGTCATGGCTGAATGGTTTAGTGAATGGGTAAAAAAAACGAAAGCTCTTTGGACGAAAGACATTAGAG CAGAATCTGCAGGATATGTTGATAAAAGGGGAATGACTCGTGATGCTACTCAGGGACATGATAAGCCATTAGATACCGTACCATTTGAACAGACAGATTGCAAATATTTTGGTGGTGAATCTTTGCCTGGAGGAATTTTACATCGTAAGGTACATTTAGGTGGAGGATCAAAAATGCACCAGGAGGATTGGTATAAGGTGTCTCCTGAAATAAAAGGGAGCATGTCTGATTGGGTAAAAAATTTGACAGcatctaaaatgaaaaaatccaAAG CAGCTGGTGAACAGCCTGAGAGAAGGGGAAGACCGCTAGATGATGCCTGGGGACATGCAAAGGCATTGGATGATGCTAGGCAAAAGACAAGGTGCAATCATTGTGGCTTTGTTTCTACTTATGGGGGGATCTCGCGTTTAAAGGCCCATTTGGGTGGAGGGTCTCCTCAAATGCAGTTGCAAGGTTGCCCTCAGGTGCCACTAGAAGTTAAGAGGGTTATGGAACAATGGTTCAGTGAGTGGTCAAAAAACTCAGCAGCTGCTTGGACTCGAAACTCTAATG CAACTCCTGCCAGACCTTCTAAGAGGAGCAAGCCAGATGATGCATGGGAACATGCTATTCCGCTTGATGAAACAGGAGAGGCCTCAAGGTGCAAGTATTGCGGTTTTGTTTCTAAATGTGGAGGAATTGCTCGGTTGAAGGCTCATTTGAGTGGAGGTGATCGCATGATGCAGGTAGAATGTTGCCCTAATGTATCTCCAGAAATTAGAAATTTGATGGCTACCGGAAAAAAGAAACACAGGAAAAAGTCGAAAGGTGTACCCCTGGATACCTTTGAAGGCGTATTACAAG GGATACCAAGGACATCAAGCGAAGCGCAGTGGTCTGACAAGCAACGCTTCGTTCTCCAAGAAACTCTCGATGAGATCTCAAATACGAGTGTAAAAGGGAGACTAAAAAGATTAATAGAAGCGAAGAATGCCAATGTGCAAGAGATGCAGTTTGAAGTGAGTTCACTTCAGATGCAGTTAGCTTCAATTCCTTAG
- the LOC131011728 gene encoding uncharacterized protein LOC131011728 isoform X5, giving the protein MRSDSSVVVHPVVGAAWRGRFSIPCLNLDINVAAHVSNKACLKVSEVASTMPKSLCLEMIPRIDTWPASFKGSPPTEHSIALFFFSKGRDEEVLDNLVTHAICTDFALKSMIGEAELLIFTSLQLPQNLHRLQGKPYFWGVFRGQQGAVSPQTEYNVHGQTIRARKSLSPNSGYPKSFNLKGSPDSFPSKNSPLTQVSKADRRGRRLDDAWQHAKPLDLLRQKAECRYCGFVSSHGGISRLKAHLGGGNPGTRLPGCDNVSPEVKKVMAEWFSEWVKKTKALWTKDIRAESAGYVDKRGMTRDATQGHDKPLDTVPFEQTDCKYFGGESLPGGILHRKVHLGGGSKMHQEDWYKVSPEIKGSMSDWVKNLTASKMKKSKAAGEQPERRGRPLDDAWGHAKALDDARQKTRCNHCGFVSTYGGISRLKAHLGGGSPQMQLQGCPQVPLEVKRVMEQWFSEWSKNSAAAWTRNSNATPARPSKRSKPDDAWEHAIPLDETGEASRCKYCGFVSKCGGIARLKAHLSGGDRMMQVECCPNVSPEIRNLMATGKKKHRKKSKGVPLDTFEGVLQGIPRTSSEAQWSDKQRFVLQETLDEISNTSVKGRLKRLIEAKNANVQEMQFEVSSLQMQLASIP; this is encoded by the exons ATGCGATCTGATTCCAGTGTAGTCGTACATCCAGTTGTTGGTGCAGCATGGAG AGGGAGGTTTAGTATCCCCTGTCTGAATTTAGACATCAATGTAGCTGCTCATGTCTCCAATAAGGCATGCTTGAAAGTATCGGAGGTAGCCAGTACAATGCCCAAGTCATTGTGCTTGGAAATGATTCCACGTATTGATACATGGCCAGCATCCTTTAAAGGTTCACCACCTACTGAACACAGTATCGCGCTCTTTTTCTTCTCTAAGGGAAG AGATGAAGAAGTTCTTGATAACTTGGTGACTCATGCAATCTGCACAGACTTTGCCCTCAAATCAATGATTGGCGAAGCAGAGCTGTTAATATTTACTTCTCTTCAACTCCCACAGAACCTTCACA GATTACAGGGGAAACCTTATTTCTGGGGAGTTTTCAGGGGACAGCAAGGTGCTGTTTCTCCTCAAACTGAATATAATGTTCATGGTCAAACCATTAGAGCAAGGAAGAGTTTATCTCCAAACTCAGGTTACCCCAAGAGCTTTAACTTGAAGGGGAGTCCAGACTCTTTTCCGAGCAAGAACAGTCCTT TAACACAAGTTTCTAAAGCTGATAGAAGAGGAAGACGTTTAGATGATGCTTGGCAACATGCCAAGCCATTGGACTTACTAAGACAAAAGGCAGAGTGCCGGTATTGTGGTTTTGTTTCTTCACATGGTGGCATTTCACGCCTTAAGGCACATTTGGGGGGAGGGAACCCTGGGACCCGTCTACCAGGCTGCGATAATGTGTCTCCTGAAGTTAAGAAAGTCATGGCTGAATGGTTTAGTGAATGGGTAAAAAAAACGAAAGCTCTTTGGACGAAAGACATTAGAG CAGAATCTGCAGGATATGTTGATAAAAGGGGAATGACTCGTGATGCTACTCAGGGACATGATAAGCCATTAGATACCGTACCATTTGAACAGACAGATTGCAAATATTTTGGTGGTGAATCTTTGCCTGGAGGAATTTTACATCGTAAGGTACATTTAGGTGGAGGATCAAAAATGCACCAGGAGGATTGGTATAAGGTGTCTCCTGAAATAAAAGGGAGCATGTCTGATTGGGTAAAAAATTTGACAGcatctaaaatgaaaaaatccaAAG CAGCTGGTGAACAGCCTGAGAGAAGGGGAAGACCGCTAGATGATGCCTGGGGACATGCAAAGGCATTGGATGATGCTAGGCAAAAGACAAGGTGCAATCATTGTGGCTTTGTTTCTACTTATGGGGGGATCTCGCGTTTAAAGGCCCATTTGGGTGGAGGGTCTCCTCAAATGCAGTTGCAAGGTTGCCCTCAGGTGCCACTAGAAGTTAAGAGGGTTATGGAACAATGGTTCAGTGAGTGGTCAAAAAACTCAGCAGCTGCTTGGACTCGAAACTCTAATG CAACTCCTGCCAGACCTTCTAAGAGGAGCAAGCCAGATGATGCATGGGAACATGCTATTCCGCTTGATGAAACAGGAGAGGCCTCAAGGTGCAAGTATTGCGGTTTTGTTTCTAAATGTGGAGGAATTGCTCGGTTGAAGGCTCATTTGAGTGGAGGTGATCGCATGATGCAGGTAGAATGTTGCCCTAATGTATCTCCAGAAATTAGAAATTTGATGGCTACCGGAAAAAAGAAACACAGGAAAAAGTCGAAAGGTGTACCCCTGGATACCTTTGAAGGCGTATTACAAG GGATACCAAGGACATCAAGCGAAGCGCAGTGGTCTGACAAGCAACGCTTCGTTCTCCAAGAAACTCTCGATGAGATCTCAAATACGAGTGTAAAAGGGAGACTAAAAAGATTAATAGAAGCGAAGAATGCCAATGTGCAAGAGATGCAGTTTGAAGTGAGTTCACTTCAGATGCAGTTAGCTTCAATTCCTTAG
- the LOC131011728 gene encoding uncharacterized protein LOC131011728 isoform X8, with protein MIGEAELLIFTSLQLPQNLHRLQGKPYFWGVFRGQQGAVSPQTEYNVHGQTIRARKSLSPNSGYPKSFNLKGSPDSFPSKNSPLTQVSKADRRGRRLDDAWQHAKPLDLLRQKAECRYCGFVSSHGGISRLKAHLGGGNPGTRLPGCDNVSPEVKKVMAEWFSEWVKKTKALWTKDIRAESAGYVDKRGMTRDATQGHDKPLDTVPFEQTDCKYFGGESLPGGILHRKVHLGGGSKMHQEDWYKVSPEIKGSMSDWVKNLTASKMKKSKAAGEQPERRGRPLDDAWGHAKALDDARQKTRCNHCGFVSTYGGISRLKAHLGGGSPQMQLQGCPQVPLEVKRVMEQWFSEWSKNSAAAWTRNSNATPARPSKRSKPDDAWEHAIPLDETGEASRCKYCGFVSKCGGIARLKAHLSGGDRMMQVECCPNVSPEIRNLMATGKKKHRKKSKGVPLDTFEGVLQGIPRTSSEAQWSDKQRFVLQETLDEISNTSVKGRLKRLIEAKNANVQEMQFEVSSLQMQLASIP; from the exons ATGATTGGCGAAGCAGAGCTGTTAATATTTACTTCTCTTCAACTCCCACAGAACCTTCACA GATTACAGGGGAAACCTTATTTCTGGGGAGTTTTCAGGGGACAGCAAGGTGCTGTTTCTCCTCAAACTGAATATAATGTTCATGGTCAAACCATTAGAGCAAGGAAGAGTTTATCTCCAAACTCAGGTTACCCCAAGAGCTTTAACTTGAAGGGGAGTCCAGACTCTTTTCCGAGCAAGAACAGTCCTT TAACACAAGTTTCTAAAGCTGATAGAAGAGGAAGACGTTTAGATGATGCTTGGCAACATGCCAAGCCATTGGACTTACTAAGACAAAAGGCAGAGTGCCGGTATTGTGGTTTTGTTTCTTCACATGGTGGCATTTCACGCCTTAAGGCACATTTGGGGGGAGGGAACCCTGGGACCCGTCTACCAGGCTGCGATAATGTGTCTCCTGAAGTTAAGAAAGTCATGGCTGAATGGTTTAGTGAATGGGTAAAAAAAACGAAAGCTCTTTGGACGAAAGACATTAGAG CAGAATCTGCAGGATATGTTGATAAAAGGGGAATGACTCGTGATGCTACTCAGGGACATGATAAGCCATTAGATACCGTACCATTTGAACAGACAGATTGCAAATATTTTGGTGGTGAATCTTTGCCTGGAGGAATTTTACATCGTAAGGTACATTTAGGTGGAGGATCAAAAATGCACCAGGAGGATTGGTATAAGGTGTCTCCTGAAATAAAAGGGAGCATGTCTGATTGGGTAAAAAATTTGACAGcatctaaaatgaaaaaatccaAAG CAGCTGGTGAACAGCCTGAGAGAAGGGGAAGACCGCTAGATGATGCCTGGGGACATGCAAAGGCATTGGATGATGCTAGGCAAAAGACAAGGTGCAATCATTGTGGCTTTGTTTCTACTTATGGGGGGATCTCGCGTTTAAAGGCCCATTTGGGTGGAGGGTCTCCTCAAATGCAGTTGCAAGGTTGCCCTCAGGTGCCACTAGAAGTTAAGAGGGTTATGGAACAATGGTTCAGTGAGTGGTCAAAAAACTCAGCAGCTGCTTGGACTCGAAACTCTAATG CAACTCCTGCCAGACCTTCTAAGAGGAGCAAGCCAGATGATGCATGGGAACATGCTATTCCGCTTGATGAAACAGGAGAGGCCTCAAGGTGCAAGTATTGCGGTTTTGTTTCTAAATGTGGAGGAATTGCTCGGTTGAAGGCTCATTTGAGTGGAGGTGATCGCATGATGCAGGTAGAATGTTGCCCTAATGTATCTCCAGAAATTAGAAATTTGATGGCTACCGGAAAAAAGAAACACAGGAAAAAGTCGAAAGGTGTACCCCTGGATACCTTTGAAGGCGTATTACAAG GGATACCAAGGACATCAAGCGAAGCGCAGTGGTCTGACAAGCAACGCTTCGTTCTCCAAGAAACTCTCGATGAGATCTCAAATACGAGTGTAAAAGGGAGACTAAAAAGATTAATAGAAGCGAAGAATGCCAATGTGCAAGAGATGCAGTTTGAAGTGAGTTCACTTCAGATGCAGTTAGCTTCAATTCCTTAG